GTTCACGGCCCAGACCGTGCTGTACGGGCACGTCGGGTACCACTACCCGTCGTCGGCGCACGCGACCGCGCTGGGTTGGATCGCCGGGATCGGGCGGATCGGGTCGGTGGTCGGGCCGACGCTCGGTGGGGTGTTGCTGGATGCGGACGCCGGGGTGTGGAGCTTCTACGTGTTCGCGTTGGCCGGGTTGGTCGGAGCGGCCGCGATGGCGCTGGCGCCGGGCGCCTCCCGCTCGCGCTGGCCACTCTTCGGTCGCGCTGGTTCGCCGGCCACCTCTTGACCTCTAGTCCGGTTGAGGTTGGAGGCTGCTTCCCATGCGCGCGATACAGCTCACCGCCTTCGGCGATCCCTCCGTTCTGGTGCCGGTCGACGTCCCCGATCCGGTTCCCGCCTCCGATCAGGTTCTGGTGGACGTCGAACGAGTGAGCATTTCGTTCGTCGAGACCCAGATCCGGGCCGGACGGCCGCCGCGAGCGTTTCCGCTGCCCGAGCCGCCGTTCATTCCGGGGAACGGGGTCGGCGGGGTGGTCAGCGCGGTCGGCCCGGGCGTCGACCCGGGACTGGTCGGGCGGCGCGTGTTCGCGACGACGGGCGGCCACGGCGGGTACGCGTCGAAGGCGGTCGCCGCGGTGAGCGACCTGGTCGAGATACCGGCCGGGATTTCGACGGCGGACGGCGTGGCGCTGGCCACCGACGGGCGGACCGCGCTGGGGCTGTTCCGGCTCGCCGCTCCGGGTGCGGGGGAGATCGTGCTGGTCGAGTCGGCGGCCGGCGGGGTCGGCACGCTGCTCGTTCAGCTCTCCCTCCGCGCCGGTGCCCGGGTCATCGGAGTGTCGAGCGGTGGCAAGCTGAATATCGTCAAAAAGAGGACGGAAGCGATCGACTACGGGCAGCCGGAGTGGGCGGACCGGGTCCGCGAGCTGACCGCGGGCGCGGCCGTCGACGTGGTGTTCGACGGGGTCGGCGGCGCGGTGGGCACGGCGGCGGCCGGGCTCGTGAGCACGGCGGGGCGGTTCGTGATCCACGGGGCGGCCAGCGGGTCGATGACGGATCCGGCGACGGTGAACGCGCGGATCCTGACGCTGCGGGACATCCGCGAGACGGTCGCGGAGCTGTCGCGGGACGCGCTGACCTCGGGCCTTTCGCCGCTGGTCGGGCAGGTGCTCCCGTTGGAGCGGGCGGCCGACGCGCACGCTCGGATCGAGGCGCGGACCGCGGTCGGTAAGACGCTGCTCGCCGTGTGAGCGAAGATGGGGGCGTGATCCCGAACGTTCTCGCCGCCCGCTATGCCTCTCCCGAGCTGACCAGGCTGTGGTCGCCGGAGCACAAGATCGTGCTCGAGCGCCGGCTGTGGATCGCGGTGCTGCGTGCGCAGCGTGAGCTCGGCGTTCCGGTTCCGGACGGCGTCGTCGAGGCCTACGAGGCGGTCGTGAACGACGTCGATCTGGAGTCGATCGCGGCGCGGGAGCGGGTGACCAGGCACGACGTGAAGGCGCGGATCGAGGAGTTCTCGGCGCTGGCCGGGCACGAGCACATCCACAAGGGGATGACGTCCCGGGACCTCACCGAGAACGTCGAGCAGCTGCAGGTCCGGGCGTCGCTCGAGCTGATCCGGGACCGGGTCGTGTCGTCGCTGGTGCGGCTGGCCGCGCGGGCGGTCGAGTTCGACGCGCTGGTGCTGACCGGGCGGTCGCACAACGTGCCGGCCCAGGCCACGCTGCTCGGCAAGCGGTTCGCGTCCGCGGCCGAGGAGCAGATGCTGGCCTATTCGCGCATCTCTTCGCTCTTGGAGGGGTATCCGCTGCGGGGGATCAAGGGACCTGTCGGCACCTCGGCCGACCAGCTGGATCTGCTCGGCGGGGATCCGATCCGGCTGGCCGCTCTGGAGCAGGCGGTGGCCCGGCACCTGGGGTTCTCGCAGGTGTTCACGAGCGTCGGCCAGGTGTATCCGCGGTCACTCGACTTCGACGCGGTGTCCGCGCTGGTCGTGGCCGCCGCGGGGCCGTCGAGCCTGGCCACGACGATCCGGCTGATGGCCGGGCAGGAGCTGGTCACCGAGGGGTTCAAGGCCGGTCAGGTCGGTTCGTCGG
This is a stretch of genomic DNA from Cryptosporangium phraense. It encodes these proteins:
- a CDS encoding zinc-binding dehydrogenase produces the protein MRAIQLTAFGDPSVLVPVDVPDPVPASDQVLVDVERVSISFVETQIRAGRPPRAFPLPEPPFIPGNGVGGVVSAVGPGVDPGLVGRRVFATTGGHGGYASKAVAAVSDLVEIPAGISTADGVALATDGRTALGLFRLAAPGAGEIVLVESAAGGVGTLLVQLSLRAGARVIGVSSGGKLNIVKKRTEAIDYGQPEWADRVRELTAGAAVDVVFDGVGGAVGTAAAGLVSTAGRFVIHGAASGSMTDPATVNARILTLRDIRETVAELSRDALTSGLSPLVGQVLPLERAADAHARIEARTAVGKTLLAV
- the purB gene encoding adenylosuccinate lyase — encoded protein: MIPNVLAARYASPELTRLWSPEHKIVLERRLWIAVLRAQRELGVPVPDGVVEAYEAVVNDVDLESIAARERVTRHDVKARIEEFSALAGHEHIHKGMTSRDLTENVEQLQVRASLELIRDRVVSSLVRLAARAVEFDALVLTGRSHNVPAQATLLGKRFASAAEEQMLAYSRISSLLEGYPLRGIKGPVGTSADQLDLLGGDPIRLAALEQAVARHLGFSQVFTSVGQVYPRSLDFDAVSALVVAAAGPSSLATTIRLMAGQELVTEGFKAGQVGSSAMPHKMNTRSCERVNGLAVIIRGYASMTGELAGNQWNEGDVFCSVVRRVALPDAFFAADGLFQTFLTVLTEFGAYPAVVQRELDRYLPFLATTKVLVAAVQRGVGREVAHEAIKEHAVAVALEMREKGVERNDLLERLAADERLRLDAPTVRALVADPSAFTGAASTQVATVAQRVSEIAARHPGAATYTPGEIL